The sequence below is a genomic window from Streptomyces sp. B21-105.
CCCGAACGCCGGGTAGAGGTGCAGCCGTAGCGTCCGCTCGACGCGTCCCCCGGTGCGTTCACGGTGGATCGCCGACGTGCGCCAGGCCTCCCCCAGCGTGCGGAACGTCTCGCGGCCGGCGGCGCGGTCGATGAACTGGCCCTTGTTGAGGTCGGTCTCGACCTCGGCGGCCCGGGCCACGGCCGGCGGCTTGTTGGCGAAGTTCTCTTTGCGCTGCGCCCCGTCGGCGTCGCGATAGCGGACCTGCCAGCGCTTCCCCTTGCCGTGGTCGGCTCCCGGGTACACGGTCTTGGTCTTCGTGCTGCACGTGGCGCACGGCACGGCACCCGCGGGCGGACGGGACAGATGCCACCGGTCGTACACCTCAGCCATCGAACGTCTCCCCTCGCGGTCCTGGTCGTCATCGTCCCACCAGGCACCGACAGGGCGCGGCCCCCGCCCCGACACTCCGGGCGGGGGCGTTGGGCATAGCCGGCCCCTTACGCGGTCAGGTCGATCTCGACGATCGAAGACGGGCGCATGATCTCCAGACCGAAGCGGCCCTCAAACCTGAAGCGGAGCATGTTCCTTTCCCAGTCGGAGGCGCCCGTACCGACGCCCAGGGCGTTCGGGTCGTAGACGTTCTCCGACCAGTCCAGGACGCCGTCCTGACGCACCTGCAGCGTCATCTGACGCCAGTCCGCCAGGTACGCCGTGCCGGTCGTCGCCGCCTCCGTGACGACCACCGGAGCACCCCACAGGCGGCGCGCGGAGCGGTCCACGGTGGTCTGCGGGCCGCCGTAGTAGAAGCGGTTCTCGTTGTCCGCGAGGAGCTCGATGGTCTCCCAGTCGTCCGGCGTCATCACGAACGCGGCGCCGGCCATGTAGCCGTACCGCTCGAGCTTCGTCACCGCCTTGCGGGTGGTGACGAGGACGTCCGTGACGAACGCCTGCGCCTGCGAGCCGGACACGTGCCCGATGCCGTCGAAGTGCTCGCCCGTGCCGTCCCCGTTCAGGATCTCGTCCTCGAGGGCCAGGTCGAGGCCCAGGCGCATCTCCTGGTCGATGAACTGCCGCAGCGACCCGACATCGTCGAGATCCTGTTTCGCGATCGGCTCCGACAGGTGCGCGATCGTCCGCACCCTGTCGTCGACCCGCGCCAGCGTGTACACCGACGTCGGCTTCTTCGCGCCCTGGGCGACCACGGCCGCGTTGTTCGTGCGGACCGTCTGCCGCAGGTACGCGAACCGGCCCGTCGTGTTCTGCACGTTCGGCATCAGCTGGCGCAGCGTCAGCACCGGCACGTCGGAGCGGACCGGCTCCGGGTCCAGCGGGACCGACACGCCGATCGTGCCGTTGGCGAGGATGCCCTTGTAGCCCTGCGGGCCGACCTGCTTGAGGATCGTGTCGGCCCAGTCCGTGCCGCCGGACGCCTTCACCCGCGGGTGCAGGTGCGACTTGACGGCCCGGCCGCCGCCGGCGATGTCGTCGCCGAGGGCCTGCATCTGCCGCGAGATGTCCGCGTCGCTGACCCTCGCCTGCTCCTTGGCCTTGGCCACGAGGATGCGGTCCTTCAGGCCGGTGGCCTTGTCCTGAAGCGCCTTCACCTGCTGGAACTCGGCAGGGGTGAAGTCGCGGTTCGCGTCCTCGGCCGCCTTGCAGATGTCGCGGGCCTCGGTCAGAGCCTGGCGCATCTCGGCGCCGAGAAGTTCGATGTTGTCGCTCATGGATGTGTCCTTCGGGAAGTCGTGATGGCTTCCCGCACGTTCCGGAGGCTGGCCGCGCCACGAGGACGCTGGGCGGGCCTACGACGGAGGTCCGGGCGGTACCCGAACTGAGCGGACACAAGGGCTGGCGGCGACCACCGGAGGGGTCGGCCAGGGGCGGGCGACTTGGCGGACGGGTTACCCCGCTGACCGCCGCTCTGCCCCCAGCTTCCTCACTACCGGAATGAGTCGCTCGCGGTCCCAACTGCTGGCCGTCGAACTACCTGCGATCATTCTAGCCCGCGGCACCCACCACGCGGGAGACCTCCACGCCATCCCGGTACGTCGTCAGCTCCGCGCACGCACACCGGCACGGCATCATGTGCACGCGCTTCACGCACAGCCCGCCGTCCTCGACGAGCCACACGTCGCCCTGAGCGTCCATCAGCCGGCCCTGCGACGCCTCCGACGTCCAACCGCCCGGAGGCAGCGCAGAGAGCACCGCGTGCTGCACCACGACTGCGAGCAGCCGCACCCCGCCGGCCCGCTTCCCGTCGATCGCCTTCACCCTCACACTCGCCTCCACAGCCTGTAGTCCCAGTCCTGCACGTCGATCGGATCACCCGTCGCCGTCTCGTCCGGCAGCCCGTCGCACCGCGGCGGGAACACCGGCACCGTCGACTCGCGCGGACGCATCACGTCCTCGTCTTCCATCTCGTCCTCCTACGCGAACGGGTTGTCGTCGTCGTTCTTGTCGTCGCCCTGGTCGGCCAGACCGATGCGCACCCGGGCGTCCGTCGTCAGGCCCAACTCGCGGGCCCAGTAGCGCAGCTGCTGCGACGCCTCCCGCATCGCGACCGTCGCCGGGTTCTTCACCAGCCGGCCCCGGTCCATGTCCGAGCGGCCCTCGACCACCGGGCCGCGGTCCCGGACGTCCGCGGCGGCCGTAGCGAACGCCGACCACCACGAGCAGTACGCCGTGATCGCCGCGCGCTCACCCTCACGGAACCTGGTCGCGTCATGGGCGAACACCCCGGCCAGGCGCTCCCACTCCGCGAGGCCGACGTCGTCGAGCATCTCCGGCTGCTCCGACCAGTCAAGGCCGAGGCCGCCGATCTCCGCCTCCTTCGCCAGACGGACCGCCGGCTCCGGAGCCATGATCTTCAACCCGGCAGGGATCGCCGGGTCCTTACGCCGTGCAGGCATGCCGACACCCTCTCCAAAAGTGGTTCTGAAGCCCGTGAACGCCTTCCGCATTCACCGCGGCGGTCCCCCAGACGATCTGTCTGGTGATTTCAACCCCTCCCCCCGCCGGGCCAGCCGCCGCTGGTTGCCGCGGAGCGCTTCAGCCTTGGACTTCTCGGCATGGCAGGGGTCGGCGTGGATGAGTCCGAGGTTGTCGAGGTCGGCCGGCGAGCCGCCTTCGGCGACGGGCCTGATGTGGTCGAGCTGGAGGGCCTCGCCTTCGGCCGGCTCGCCGCCGCAGACGTAGCAGCAGCCGTTGTCACGGGCACTGACGCGCCTCTTGAGGCTGCGCCATGTGCCGGAGCTGATGCCGTAGCGCTGACGGATGCTGGGCCGGTTGGCCCACGCCTTCGGCTGGTGTCCGTCGCACCGTCCGCGGTTCGTGGCCAGCTCGTGGCACACAGGGTCGGTGCATCGGCTCGGTGGTGCTGTGGGCATGGCGTCTCCTCACGCCGCGTCGGGAGCTTGAGGCGAGCGAGTCGTGCTCGCGCGTGCCTGGCGTACAGCACAGTTGGGACCGTGCTGCTTGGCGCATCCGGTCCCCCTGCACACGGTGGCCCCACAGCCAAGGGGGCAGCGCAGGTATGCGCCGCGCCTCAGCCGGCGGGCGCAGGTGGAGCAGTAGCGGATGGCGTGGACCATGGGGCGTCCCTTCATGCTGCGGTCCTGCAGTCGGGGCAGCGCGGGTTCCCCTGCGCGCCGTAGCGGATGGTCGGCTTACGGCACTGGATACAGGGACCGACGTTCCGGCCGATGGGAACGGGGGTAGAGAGAGGCTGCATTTCAGCGTCCCCAGCGTCCCCAGCGTCCCCCTGCCGGTATCCGTGCAGGTCAGAGCCGGTGGGGTGGGGGGACGCTAGGAACAGGGCAGCGTCCCCCTCAGCGGTCCCCAGCGTCCCCCCGGCAGGGTGGGGGGACGCTAGCGTCCCCCCTTCAGCGTCCCCCCTGTTTTCGCTGGTCAGGGCAGGATTAGTGACGTCGGGGGACGCTGGGGACGCTGTTTCGTACCTTCTCTCTGCTGTTGCCGTCAGGGTGTACAGCCGCTGCTTCTTCGGCTTCGGCCCGCGCTTGCTGTCGTCCACCTCGAGGCCGATGGTCCGCAGGGCGGGGGCGAGGCGCTTGAGCTGCCCGCCGGCGCGGGTTGCGTCCTTGGGCCACTTCTTCGGCAGCTTGTCGGGGGTGGGCACCCGGTCGAGCAACTCGGAGGCCGTCAGGGTGACCCCGTCGGGTCCGGACTGGTCGACGAGCTGACAGACGGCCTGCGCGAACGGCTCGCCGTCGAGGACGTCGGCCACGGCGT
It includes:
- a CDS encoding HNH endonuclease, whose translation is MPTAPPSRCTDPVCHELATNRGRCDGHQPKAWANRPSIRQRYGISSGTWRSLKRRVSARDNGCCYVCGGEPAEGEALQLDHIRPVAEGGSPADLDNLGLIHADPCHAEKSKAEALRGNQRRLARRGEGLKSPDRSSGGPPR
- a CDS encoding phage major capsid protein, producing the protein MSDNIELLGAEMRQALTEARDICKAAEDANRDFTPAEFQQVKALQDKATGLKDRILVAKAKEQARVSDADISRQMQALGDDIAGGGRAVKSHLHPRVKASGGTDWADTILKQVGPQGYKGILANGTIGVSVPLDPEPVRSDVPVLTLRQLMPNVQNTTGRFAYLRQTVRTNNAAVVAQGAKKPTSVYTLARVDDRVRTIAHLSEPIAKQDLDDVGSLRQFIDQEMRLGLDLALEDEILNGDGTGEHFDGIGHVSGSQAQAFVTDVLVTTRKAVTKLERYGYMAGAAFVMTPDDWETIELLADNENRFYYGGPQTTVDRSARRLWGAPVVVTEAATTGTAYLADWRQMTLQVRQDGVLDWSENVYDPNALGVGTGASDWERNMLRFRFEGRFGLEIMRPSSIVEIDLTA
- a CDS encoding phage terminase small subunit P27 family, coding for MPARRKDPAIPAGLKIMAPEPAVRLAKEAEIGGLGLDWSEQPEMLDDVGLAEWERLAGVFAHDATRFREGERAAITAYCSWWSAFATAAADVRDRGPVVEGRSDMDRGRLVKNPATVAMREASQQLRYWARELGLTTDARVRIGLADQGDDKNDDDNPFA